The Methanosphaera sp. WGK6 genomic interval GAATAATGAATTTTACCCTTGTAATTTTGAAAGAGGAGTTTATAAATAATAAAATTATAACTCCTTAAACTATTTTTATAATACACCTAACATTTTTAGTCCAATATATAATACTACTAGTATATGAAATACTTTTAAAATGCTATCATTAACATTTTTTGATAATTTTGCTGCATAACCCACAACAATAGTACTAATTAATGTTAAAACAATAAACTGTACCATATTTACATAACCTAATGAAAACTCAGGAAGACCTACTACATTCCACCCAATAATAATATATGCAATTAAACCCCCAAGAGATGTTGCAATAATAGAAGCAGAAGAAGTTCCAATAGCTTTATGAGTAGGATACTTAAGAAGTATAGTTAACACAGGAATCATAATAATTCCACCACCCACACCAAGTAATCCACAAAGTAAACCTGCAACTAACCCAAGTAACGCATGTTTAATTCTACTTTTACTAATATTATCATCATTATCAGGATATTTAATTAAAATCATATTAATTACAACAACAATACACATT includes:
- a CDS encoding sulfite exporter TauE/SafE family protein, yielding MDFIVYIILLIIGGCFGGGMAGLLGVGGGLIFTPIQYYLLLASGVEQSIALPMAFATSLAVIFVTMIRGSYEHWHNGFVVMDYLPLLMILGFIGAITGAFISTHIDVGFLQFLFGLMCIVVVINMILIKYPDNDDNISKSRIKHALLGLVAGLLCGLLGVGGGIIMIPVLTILLKYPTHKAIGTSSASIIATSLGGLIAYIIIGWNVVGLPEFSLGYVNMVQFIVLTLISTIVVGYAAKLSKNVNDSILKVFHILVVLYIGLKMLGVL